In the genome of Saprospira sp. CCB-QB6, one region contains:
- a CDS encoding phosphopantetheine-binding protein, protein MTREELTQALKEIMAPYVQDQAAFEQAQEDTHLMNDLKINSQHLVDIILDVEDAFNIEIDDEAAERMMTVGAALDIIQELTTA, encoded by the coding sequence ATGACTAGAGAAGAATTAACTCAGGCCCTCAAAGAGATTATGGCCCCTTATGTTCAGGACCAAGCTGCTTTTGAACAGGCTCAAGAAGACACCCACCTCATGAACGATTTAAAAATCAACTCCCAGCATTTGGTAGACATCATCCTAGATGTAGAAGATGCCTTTAACATTGAAATTGATGATGAAGCCGCCGAAAGGATGATGACCGTAGGCGCTGCCCTTGATATTATTCAGGAGCTAACTACTGCTTAA
- a CDS encoding 4'-phosphopantetheinyl transferase family protein: MLGTDIVQLRQLRQDRWSRRIDKICSKEEQKWLGHMPQPFLAFAQLWALKEAAYKLGLRLGAPLGYYPKKITVEELELGYFFCSAWSIYLQLEMAEDYIWAQAAPSRSDLARIQANIYYWPQWAEQPRQRSSALRQLIGQNLGLGQLIKDEKGLPFWKEEAGPKIPLSLSYDGPWASWAKVSPSVAHNF; encoded by the coding sequence ATGCTAGGAACCGATATCGTACAGCTTAGACAACTAAGGCAAGATCGCTGGTCCAGACGAATAGATAAAATCTGTTCTAAGGAAGAACAAAAATGGCTGGGGCATATGCCCCAGCCATTTTTGGCTTTTGCCCAACTCTGGGCCTTAAAAGAGGCCGCTTATAAGTTGGGCTTGCGTTTGGGGGCTCCTCTAGGCTATTACCCCAAAAAGATAACAGTAGAAGAATTGGAGCTGGGCTATTTTTTCTGTTCAGCTTGGTCCATTTACCTTCAGTTGGAGATGGCCGAAGATTATATTTGGGCGCAGGCGGCCCCAAGCCGCTCAGACTTGGCCCGTATTCAGGCGAATATTTATTATTGGCCTCAATGGGCAGAACAGCCAAGGCAACGTTCCTCCGCTTTGCGGCAACTGATTGGACAAAATTTAGGTTTGGGCCAACTGATAAAAGATGAGAAAGGCCTGCCCTTCTGGAAAGAAGAGGCAGGCCCAAAGATACCTTTGAGTCTAAGTTATGATGGACCTTGGGCTAGTTGGGCCAAGGTAAGTCCTTCTGTCGCTCATAATTTTTAA